The following proteins come from a genomic window of Lolium rigidum isolate FL_2022 chromosome 5, APGP_CSIRO_Lrig_0.1, whole genome shotgun sequence:
- the LOC124651906 gene encoding AT-hook motif nuclear-localized protein 7-like — MEGRVGIAVAGGHEAGLGLFRDVSMAEAEPHGAAKVEYRSSPSSPSTSLTPSPPRAEPGHGGGGGGHAAATPHAWSFGAEQEKPSEAGGGDNGNGMQMPVHGEHAAGLSSGRRRGRPRGSGRRQILATLGEWYALSAGGSFTPHVIIVPAGEDVAARIMSFSQKGPRSVCILSANGTISTVAFNQPGSSGSSGSTFNYEGLFEILQLTGSFTMAEEGRRRTGGLSVSLAGPDGRVVGGVVAGTLRAATPIQVIVGSFLPNSLRQHQRRMGLQQPSAPLPATAAPPPVLTAAMPISQAAPGNDRHAPPVPAAPLQARPNMEHAATTGTMNLNSSSTGFTMVGWPVSSAQPMRHMPSPDINLCLTPQE; from the exons ATGGAAGGGAGGGTGGGCATTGCGGTGGCAGGTGGTCATGAGGCCGGCCTCGGCCTGTTCAGAGATGTTTCCATGGCGGAGGCGGAGCCGCATGGAGCGGCGAAAGTGGAGTAccgctcctctccctcctctccgTCCACGTCCCTCACGCCATCCCCGCCGCGGGCCGAGCCtggccatggaggaggaggaggagggcacgCTGCTGCGACGCCGCATGCCTGGAGCTTTGGTGCCGAGCAGGAGAAGCCGAgcgaggccggcggcggggacAACGGCAACGGCATGCAGATGCCGGTGCACGGCGAGCACGCCGCCGGCTTGAGCTCcgggcggcgcaggggccggcCACGCGGCTCCGGGAGACGCCAGATCCTAGCCACCctag GGGAATGGTATGCTCTGTCTGCTGGAGGGAGCTTCACACCCCATGTCATCATCGTCCCCGCTGGAGAG GACGTGGCGGCGCGCATAATGTCATTCTCCCAGAAGGGTCCACGCTCGGTCTGCATCCTCTCTGCCAATGGGACCATCTCCACTGTGGCATTTAATCAGCCTGGCTCATCTGGATCATCCGGTAGCACCTTCAACTACGAG GGTCTGTTTGAGATTCTTCAGCTGACTGGCTCCTTCACAATGGCCGAGGAAGGCCGGAGGAGGACCGGCGGGCTCAGCGTCTCACTTGCTGGCCCGGATGGCCGTGTCGTTGGCGGCGTAGTGGCTGGGACACTCCGTGCTGCCACTCCTATCCAG GTGATTGTGGGGAGTTTCCTACCAAACAGTCTGAGGCAGCATCAGAGGAGGATGGGCCTGCAACAGCCATCTGCGCCACTACCGGCGACTGCCGCCCCTCCTCCGGTGCTCACAGCTGCAATGCCCATATCTCAGGCAGCTCCCGGCAATGACCGCCATGCGCCACCAGTCCCTGCGGCACCCCTACAAGCTCGTCCTAACATGGAGCACGCTGCAACCACCGGGACCATGAACCTGAACTCAAGCTCCACCGGTTTCACCATGGTTGGTTGGCCTGTCAGCAGCGCGCAGCCTATGAGGCACATGCCATCCCCTGATATCAACCTCTGCTTGACACCCCAGGAGTAG